Proteins from a genomic interval of Nautilia sp. PV-1:
- a CDS encoding site-specific integrase translates to MTIRELRKLKYSGKVEKIKVAENLYVYVQKESKVFKFVIKKDKKKIEGTIDNIDNITLTEAKQVVQKLKAKITDKSFSEAREVIRAELAKKQSKKDKEIIQKKLKDSEKYLLKNIIQEYYNSEDKRDQGRIRNYIIPALGELDVRTMQHTDIINNLLKNIHNLNKNNKKAQTTKNKSETAKELMRLLRNFYKSLFLHYNITNNPVSFIDNNVIEKVVGKNETTHFRAITNPEELQKLYKNICELETYEETNNYRNIKLTTKSLMQFLMFTALRYGTASSLKWEYVNWKNKIIDIPKEITKTKIDFKLPLAEESLKILEKLYEYDKTKKGFIFKNGNGNKITESSVNKHLKKLSGNKTTSHGFRSSFATILKEQGENPLIVETQLMHKTENSVAQIYTRTDYVEQRRSLLEKWESIITAKNKKDDGVIRFDF, encoded by the coding sequence ATGACAATCCGAGAATTAAGAAAACTAAAATACAGTGGAAAAGTTGAAAAAATAAAAGTTGCTGAGAATCTTTATGTTTATGTTCAAAAAGAAAGCAAAGTTTTTAAATTCGTAATTAAAAAAGATAAAAAGAAAATTGAAGGGACCATTGATAATATAGACAATATAACATTGACGGAAGCAAAACAAGTAGTTCAAAAACTAAAAGCTAAAATAACGGATAAAAGTTTTAGTGAGGCAAGGGAAGTTATACGGGCTGAATTAGCAAAAAAACAAAGTAAAAAAGACAAAGAAATCATACAAAAAAAATTAAAAGATTCCGAAAAATATCTGCTTAAAAATATTATTCAAGAATATTACAACAGCGAAGACAAAAGGGACCAGGGGCGAATTCGCAATTATATAATACCTGCACTCGGTGAACTGGATGTCCGTACAATGCAGCATACGGATATAATTAACAATCTATTAAAAAATATCCACAACTTAAATAAAAATAACAAAAAAGCTCAAACTACAAAAAATAAATCCGAAACAGCCAAGGAATTAATGCGTTTACTTCGTAATTTTTATAAATCTTTGTTTTTGCATTACAATATAACGAATAATCCTGTGAGTTTCATAGATAATAATGTTATTGAAAAAGTTGTGGGTAAAAACGAAACGACTCATTTTCGTGCAATTACAAATCCTGAGGAACTGCAAAAGTTGTATAAAAATATATGTGAACTTGAAACATACGAGGAAACAAACAATTACCGTAATATAAAATTAACAACAAAAAGTCTGATGCAGTTTTTAATGTTTACTGCTTTAAGATATGGAACTGCATCTTCTTTAAAATGGGAATATGTCAATTGGAAAAATAAAATAATAGATATTCCAAAAGAAATTACAAAAACAAAAATCGATTTTAAACTGCCTCTTGCCGAGGAATCTCTTAAAATTTTGGAAAAATTATATGAATACGATAAAACAAAAAAAGGTTTTATATTCAAAAACGGTAACGGTAATAAAATTACAGAAAGCAGTGTAAATAAACATTTAAAAAAATTATCCGGTAATAAAACTACTTCTCATGGATTTAGAAGCAGTTTTGCAACAATTCTTAAAGAACAAGGTGAAAACCCACTGATTGTGGAAACTCAGCTTATGCATAAAACCGAAAACAGCGTTGCACAAATTTATACTAGGACTGATTATGTAGAACAAAGACGTAGTTTGCTTGAAAAATGGGAATCTATTATAACTGCTAAAAATAAAAAAGATGACGGTGTAATTCGTTTTGATTTTTAA
- a CDS encoding ATP-binding protein encodes MKHIALLGEGGVGKTTTAQKLIKDLKPKIVISGECPKESNPYDLFYNMLDSFFEIDLFNKRESNELVDQVLEMAGSIMLGPIAGFMSGKNDMSISKQDIFIAIKNKFWEFKEAVVFIDDIQWIDDASKELLKFLFEELKDSDLFFVITSREKEILDELGLENVFELKGLDKVQQFEFLKNNFYLSDEVTEWIINWIDEENATPLGLVNVVSSLYRKNYLVKSEYGYVFSEEFNPDLPSVPDNIKEDIKEIFETMPEYKEILSLAAIIGKEFDVSVLADALDMSVIKMTNLLYEISKKTNLVYDVLNKDNIFSFKSQILVDAIKELINYTDKSFLEATAPQIIRFYNQIIAEAMEENNYSDIQIANFYYGAGKTVLHKNFEYQLKAARACKNIFEFEKADKYIVNATTLLQLVDKKEEVEELKLLIEADRQFVRGNIDLDFTNRLIAKTTKNSSDELKIATTRAAYNSGRFDRSYFEKCYELAENYLIPSENKYTKAEGYHFAALSLDNTPENKEKKHKYFTEALKLSKDNKPLYSQIANSYAGFLSFGENHEKLLAKDLFIESIEIKENLPVKDLPGLARAYGGLGRLYLFWDPCNCDKAIKYFEKDLQISKELKDEFGISNMYSLLGMAYRLKGDCEKAKEYYDKSLELKHNKIDIFASIFGKIACGSGEYDRAKEFIKEYGEPPVFTYSFLNDEDKEKLGLK; translated from the coding sequence ATGAAACATATAGCGCTATTAGGGGAAGGCGGAGTAGGAAAAACTACCACCGCCCAAAAACTGATTAAGGATTTAAAACCTAAAATCGTAATTTCAGGGGAATGTCCAAAAGAATCGAATCCTTATGATTTGTTTTACAATATGCTTGATTCTTTTTTTGAAATAGATTTGTTTAATAAAAGGGAATCCAACGAACTGGTCGACCAGGTATTGGAAATGGCCGGAAGTATTATGTTAGGTCCCATAGCCGGGTTTATGTCAGGTAAAAATGATATGTCAATTTCAAAACAAGATATTTTTATAGCCATTAAAAATAAATTTTGGGAATTCAAAGAAGCCGTCGTTTTTATAGATGACATACAATGGATTGACGATGCAAGCAAGGAACTCCTTAAATTTTTATTTGAAGAGCTTAAAGATAGCGATTTGTTTTTTGTAATAACATCGAGGGAAAAAGAAATATTGGATGAACTCGGTCTTGAAAACGTTTTTGAATTAAAAGGTTTGGATAAAGTCCAACAGTTTGAGTTTTTAAAAAACAATTTTTATCTATCTGACGAAGTGACGGAATGGATTATAAACTGGATAGACGAAGAAAATGCAACTCCGCTGGGGTTGGTTAATGTGGTTTCGAGTTTATACAGAAAAAATTACCTTGTTAAATCGGAATACGGTTATGTTTTCAGTGAAGAATTTAATCCCGATTTACCAAGTGTCCCCGATAATATAAAAGAGGATATTAAAGAGATTTTTGAAACTATGCCGGAATACAAAGAAATACTTTCACTTGCGGCAATAATCGGCAAAGAGTTTGATGTATCCGTTTTAGCTGACGCCCTTGATATGTCGGTAATTAAAATGACAAATCTTTTATATGAAATTTCAAAAAAAACAAATCTGGTTTATGATGTTTTGAATAAAGATAATATTTTTTCTTTTAAATCGCAAATACTGGTGGATGCTATAAAAGAACTCATTAATTATACAGATAAATCGTTTTTGGAAGCAACAGCACCGCAGATTATAAGATTTTACAATCAAATTATAGCCGAGGCAATGGAGGAAAACAATTATTCCGATATTCAAATTGCCAATTTTTATTACGGAGCGGGTAAAACCGTATTACATAAAAATTTCGAATATCAGTTAAAGGCCGCAAGAGCGTGCAAAAATATATTTGAATTTGAAAAGGCCGACAAATATATAGTAAATGCCACGACTCTTCTTCAACTGGTGGATAAAAAAGAGGAAGTGGAAGAACTTAAACTGTTAATTGAGGCCGACAGACAGTTTGTTAGGGGAAATATAGATTTGGATTTTACGAACAGACTGATTGCCAAAACGACCAAAAACTCTTCTGATGAATTAAAAATAGCTACAACCAGAGCAGCTTATAATTCGGGCAGGTTTGACAGAAGCTATTTTGAAAAATGTTATGAACTGGCTGAAAATTATCTTATTCCGAGCGAAAACAAGTATACAAAAGCCGAAGGTTATCATTTTGCCGCTTTAAGTTTGGATAACACTCCTGAAAATAAAGAGAAAAAACATAAATATTTTACGGAGGCACTGAAACTTTCAAAAGACAATAAACCTTTATATTCCCAAATAGCTAATTCTTATGCCGGATTTTTATCTTTTGGTGAAAATCATGAAAAACTGCTTGCAAAAGACTTATTTATTGAAAGTATAGAAATTAAAGAAAACTTACCGGTAAAAGATTTACCGGGACTTGCAAGGGCATACGGAGGACTTGGGAGGCTTTATCTGTTTTGGGACCCTTGCAATTGTGATAAAGCAATTAAATATTTTGAAAAAGATTTACAAATCAGTAAAGAATTAAAAGACGAGTTTGGTATTTCAAACATGTATTCGCTTCTTGGTATGGCTTACAGACTCAAAGGAGATTGTGAAAAAGCAAAAGAATATTATGATAAATCTCTTGAACTCAAACACAATAAAATAGACATATTCGCATCAATATTCGGAAAAATCGCTTGTGGTAGCGGTGAATACGACAGAGCAAAAGAGTTTATAAAAGAATATGGCGAACCGCCGGTATTTACTTATAGCTTCTTAAATGATGAAGATAAAGAAAAATTGGGATTAAAATGA
- a CDS encoding ATP-binding protein, whose product MDFTKFFNEQLELINRLDLEFKRIVYELVDIENNKLIALLGQRGVGKTTILLQKLKEINSDNALYISVDNPYFSTVNLYEFAKKFEQYGGEYLFIDEIHKYKDIASHLKAIYDMTNLKVIVSGSSLLQIYKEADLSRRVYEIKVPVLSFREFLEIKGYKFNKYSIDEIVNNHIEIAKIINSQIKPLKFFKEYLEFGAYPFFLEGISSYKQKLLNILNYIIEVDLPYTANISYANIDKLKRLIYLLALSVPFTPNIQELSQKTGISRPSLLEYLYLLEKSEILINLHFKSRGTSKLQKPDKIYLNNTNLIRAITDNSNIGNERETFFVNQIKSYFLNKKSFFDENIVLAKNGDFIVGNYTFEIGGKNKDFKQIKGIENSFIVSDDIEIGFKNKIPLYLFGFLY is encoded by the coding sequence ATGGATTTTACAAAGTTTTTCAACGAACAGTTAGAGCTTATAAACAGATTAGATTTAGAATTTAAAAGAATCGTTTATGAGTTAGTAGATATTGAAAATAATAAACTTATCGCACTTCTTGGACAAAGAGGTGTCGGAAAGACTACTATTCTTCTTCAAAAATTAAAAGAGATAAACAGCGATAACGCTCTTTACATTTCGGTTGACAATCCTTATTTTTCCACCGTAAATCTATATGAGTTTGCCAAAAAGTTCGAGCAATACGGGGGAGAATATCTTTTTATAGATGAAATTCATAAATACAAAGACATTGCCTCCCACTTAAAAGCGATATACGATATGACGAATCTAAAAGTAATTGTTTCAGGTTCTTCTTTACTTCAAATCTATAAAGAAGCGGATTTAAGCAGACGGGTTTATGAGATAAAAGTCCCGGTATTGTCTTTTAGGGAATTTTTGGAAATTAAAGGTTATAAATTTAATAAATATTCAATAGACGAAATAGTAAATAATCATATTGAAATTGCTAAAATTATCAACTCACAAATTAAGCCTCTTAAATTTTTCAAGGAATATTTAGAATTCGGCGCTTATCCGTTTTTTTTAGAAGGTATTAGCTCTTATAAACAAAAACTTTTAAATATTTTAAATTACATCATTGAAGTTGATTTACCTTATACCGCAAATATCTCGTATGCAAATATCGATAAATTAAAAAGACTCATTTACCTGCTTGCCCTCTCCGTACCTTTTACGCCGAATATCCAAGAATTATCCCAAAAAACAGGAATTTCAAGACCTTCTTTGCTTGAATATCTCTATCTTTTGGAAAAAAGCGAAATTTTAATAAACCTTCATTTCAAATCAAGAGGCACGTCAAAACTGCAAAAACCAGATAAAATCTATTTAAACAATACAAACCTTATAAGAGCCATTACGGATAATTCAAATATAGGGAATGAAAGAGAGACGTTTTTTGTAAATCAGATTAAAAGTTATTTTTTAAATAAAAAAAGTTTTTTTGATGAAAATATCGTTTTGGCAAAAAACGGAGACTTTATCGTAGGAAATTATACGTTTGAAATCGGAGGAAAAAATAAAGATTTTAAACAGATAAAGGGGATTGAAAACAGCTTTATCGTCAGCGACGATATTGAAATCGGATTTAAAAATAAAATCCCTCTATATCTTTTTGGGTTTTTATATTAA
- a CDS encoding phosphoadenosine phosphosulfate reductase family protein, producing METLFNLQEKEPPKKIKKEKTVNVNLEEFVGDFIIMFSGGKDSTAVLLFVLNHIRKYNKKNRIRILFFDTKWEHEYTYQYLTYIEKKLGLKIERIETEGMKNLCVRKKRIPRGLVSRFCTKELKIIPFKKWLFENYIQKGKKAGKDFIIVQGIRAEESDRRAERYDIFNVKNFEIEKHRFKVIYWNAIFTWTKEQVFNYIKQNGLKLNPLYTELGMERVGCFPCVSARTVEIKAVAADDKYRKRVFELEEAVNKVRNGKKMRFFVEKEKQRLIDEAEKTKSLFAFAYTT from the coding sequence ATGGAAACACTATTTAATTTACAAGAAAAAGAGCCCCCCAAAAAAATCAAAAAAGAAAAAACAGTAAATGTAAATTTAGAAGAGTTTGTAGGGGATTTTATTATCATGTTTAGTGGAGGTAAAGACAGCACAGCTGTCCTTTTATTTGTTTTAAACCATATACGAAAGTATAACAAAAAAAACCGAATCCGTATCCTTTTTTTTGATACAAAATGGGAGCATGAATATACTTATCAATATTTAACTTATATTGAAAAAAAATTGGGATTAAAAATTGAACGTATTGAAACTGAAGGTATGAAGAATTTATGCGTGCGAAAAAAAAGGATTCCAAGAGGTTTAGTTAGTAGATTTTGTACGAAAGAACTGAAAATTATTCCTTTTAAAAAATGGTTATTTGAAAATTATATACAAAAAGGGAAAAAAGCAGGAAAAGATTTTATTATTGTCCAGGGAATCAGGGCAGAAGAAAGTGATAGACGTGCAGAAAGATACGATATTTTTAATGTTAAAAATTTTGAAATAGAGAAGCATAGATTTAAAGTAATTTATTGGAATGCTATATTTACCTGGACAAAAGAACAGGTGTTTAATTATATAAAACAAAACGGTCTTAAATTGAATCCTTTATATACAGAGTTAGGAATGGAGAGAGTTGGATGTTTTCCGTGTGTTAGTGCACGTACAGTTGAGATTAAAGCAGTTGCCGCAGACGATAAATATCGTAAGAGAGTTTTTGAATTAGAGGAAGCGGTTAACAAAGTTAGGAACGGTAAAAAAATGCGTTTTTTTGTGGAAAAAGAAAAACAAAGATTGATTGACGAAGCAGAAAAAACTAAAAGTTTATTTGCGTTTGCATATACAACATAA
- a CDS encoding ABC transporter permease, giving the protein MVKIEIDKHLAKIAGTVDKNTITEIYYLLKVKNMIIDLSKVKSIDYEGALFLAELSKKNTLTNINQNIKPLYEFVLQNIKNLNIIEDNRTLLFYAREYIKEIAVSIKENGINFLLFFGEFIYFLLFLITHPWKFRFKETAAIIVKAGANIYIVDMLDISIFRELAPLIAAIVVAGRSASAFSAEMGVMKLTKKTVLTTNQKVTIRRFLRIRIRT; this is encoded by the coding sequence ATGGTTAAAATAGAAATTGACAAACACTTGGCAAAAATCGCCGGCACTGTTGATAAAAACACAATTACTGAAATTTATTATCTGTTAAAAGTAAAAAATATGATAATAGATTTAAGCAAAGTAAAATCTATAGATTACGAAGGAGCCCTGTTTTTAGCCGAACTTTCAAAAAAGAACACTCTTACAAACATAAATCAAAACATTAAACCGTTGTATGAATTCGTTTTACAGAATATAAAAAATCTAAATATTATTGAAGACAACAGAACCCTTTTATTTTATGCCCGTGAGTATATAAAAGAGATAGCCGTTTCGATAAAAGAAAACGGTATTAATTTTTTACTGTTCTTTGGAGAATTTATCTATTTTTTACTTTTTCTTATTACACATCCGTGGAAATTCAGATTCAAAGAAACGGCCGCCATTATCGTTAAAGCCGGAGCGAATATTTACATCGTAGATATGCTTGACATTTCGATTTTCAGAGAGCTGGCTCCGCTGATTGCCGCTATCGTAGTAGCCGGAAGGAGCGCATCCGCATTCAGCGCCGAAATGGGAGTCATGAAACTTACAAAAAAAACAGTTCTAACAACAAACCAAAAAGTTACTATCAGGAGGTTTTTACGAATCCGTATCAGGACTTAA
- a CDS encoding ABC transporter ATP-binding protein, with amino-acid sequence MYTFKHLIKEIKKYKKEFITAQIIALIATIISIPIPMLMPLLIDEVLLKKPGIWVESISKIFGSCSPFCYVIVTLSIVLILRSLFVGLNVAQTYFFEKITKDITYKIRIRVLNHLKHLSINEYENLKTGDIASRLISDVNTVEEFLIKSVSRFVISALTLIGVAIVLLIINWKLGLFILILNPFVVVLSGKIARKVKKYKTEQNRSISVFQEALIETLELFEQIKAYNKENFFFKKLFVLTKELKQKAFDFSYKVEAFNKLSFLIFLIGFEIFRAAGILAVAYDNLTIGLMLAVYSYLWFMMTPIQDIISIQYSYFAAKAALDRINEMLTLTKEPKFPHKQNPFNKPVQIDIQNISFKYNESEWILKNASASIKPNKITALIGASGGGKTTLAKIIAGFFIPNEGDIRYNDVSFKEIGLDKIRENVSLILQETRLFNDTLLFNLTLGKEFEENEIWKALKLAELKDVVENWPEKLNTYVGKNGVKLSGGQKQRVAIARALLHKPKIIILDESTSALDIDTEERVFKNIESFLKERTSIIIAHRAETIAKAEDIIMIKNREIITLKTS; translated from the coding sequence TTGTATACGTTCAAACATCTGATAAAAGAGATCAAAAAATATAAAAAAGAATTTATTACGGCTCAAATTATAGCATTAATCGCTACAATTATCTCCATTCCCATACCTATGCTTATGCCGCTTCTAATCGACGAAGTTCTGCTTAAAAAGCCCGGAATATGGGTTGAAAGCATAAGTAAAATATTCGGCAGCTGTTCGCCGTTTTGTTACGTTATAGTCACTTTGAGTATAGTTTTGATATTAAGATCTCTTTTTGTCGGGCTGAATGTAGCACAAACATATTTTTTTGAAAAAATAACAAAAGATATTACCTACAAAATCAGAATAAGAGTGCTGAACCACTTAAAACACCTCTCAATAAACGAATACGAAAACCTGAAAACAGGAGATATAGCCAGCCGTCTTATTAGTGACGTAAATACGGTTGAAGAGTTTTTGATCAAATCGGTATCCCGATTTGTAATCTCCGCCCTTACCCTTATTGGAGTTGCAATAGTTTTACTTATTATCAACTGGAAACTAGGGCTTTTTATTTTGATACTAAATCCTTTTGTAGTTGTGCTCTCGGGTAAAATAGCCAGAAAAGTCAAAAAATACAAAACCGAGCAAAACCGTTCTATTTCAGTATTTCAAGAAGCGCTTATAGAGACGCTGGAGCTTTTTGAGCAGATAAAGGCCTACAACAAAGAAAATTTCTTTTTTAAAAAACTCTTTGTCCTTACAAAAGAATTAAAGCAAAAAGCCTTTGATTTCAGCTATAAAGTCGAAGCGTTTAACAAACTGAGTTTTTTAATATTCCTGATAGGATTTGAAATATTCAGAGCCGCAGGAATTTTAGCCGTAGCCTACGACAACCTGACAATCGGGCTTATGCTGGCGGTTTACAGTTATCTTTGGTTTATGATGACTCCCATTCAGGACATTATTTCCATCCAGTACAGCTATTTCGCCGCAAAAGCCGCGCTTGACCGTATAAACGAAATGCTGACATTAACAAAAGAGCCGAAGTTCCCTCATAAACAAAATCCTTTCAATAAACCGGTACAAATAGACATCCAAAACATCTCCTTCAAATATAATGAAAGCGAATGGATACTGAAAAACGCTTCGGCTAGCATTAAACCGAATAAAATCACAGCCCTTATCGGTGCAAGCGGAGGCGGTAAAACTACACTTGCCAAAATAATAGCCGGATTTTTCATTCCTAATGAAGGAGATATCAGGTACAACGATGTAAGTTTCAAAGAAATCGGACTTGATAAAATCCGAGAAAACGTAAGTCTGATACTGCAAGAAACAAGACTCTTTAACGATACACTTTTATTCAACCTGACCCTTGGAAAAGAGTTTGAAGAAAATGAAATATGGAAAGCCCTGAAACTAGCCGAGCTTAAAGATGTTGTAGAAAACTGGCCTGAAAAACTGAACACCTATGTCGGGAAAAACGGAGTTAAACTCAGCGGCGGACAAAAACAGCGCGTTGCAATAGCAAGAGCCCTGCTTCATAAGCCTAAAATTATCATACTCGACGAATCAACCTCGGCACTTGATATAGACACAGAAGAGAGGGTTTTCAAAAACATTGAAAGTTTCTTAAAAGAGAGAACTTCGATAATTATAGCCCACAGAGCTGAAACCATTGCAAAAGCGGAAGATATTATTATGATTAAAAACAGGGAAATTATAACCCTAAAAACCTCTTAG
- a CDS encoding AAA family ATPase: protein MSGNNNLFKNNVVNEHIENSQNKNIQKKGTEPLSVLNIFKKELPPLDFVFTGLKSGTIGFISSAGGTGKSMLALHLAFSLADTTKTYNFIPVINNSHQRGIVCYLNLEDPTEILENRIQKISRKIIREFGEANGYKALQSIDKNLMVYGLYGKNFNLYKDGELQDKAYNILLKLGQKSRLIIIDTFRRLHGEDENNNAKMSEILKILEEICNKTGTTILLLHHQNKTAILEKSNGQTAMRGASALVDNARLLINMSVLSKDEAKELRIQEEMRKHFVKVTFAKVNYAAIPEDIYLVKGFDGVLDVCNCTEFEGDDDEIY from the coding sequence ATGAGCGGAAACAACAATTTATTCAAAAATAATGTTGTTAATGAACACATTGAAAATTCACAAAATAAAAATATCCAAAAAAAGGGGACTGAGCCTTTATCGGTATTAAATATATTTAAAAAAGAATTGCCACCGCTGGATTTTGTGTTTACGGGTTTAAAGAGCGGGACTATTGGTTTTATAAGCAGCGCAGGTGGTACTGGAAAAAGTATGCTTGCTTTACATCTTGCTTTTAGCTTGGCGGATACAACAAAAACTTACAATTTTATTCCAGTAATAAACAATTCACACCAGCGAGGAATTGTTTGTTATCTCAACTTGGAAGACCCAACAGAAATTCTGGAAAACAGAATACAAAAAATCAGTAGAAAAATTATAAGAGAGTTTGGCGAAGCAAATGGATATAAAGCTTTGCAATCGATTGATAAAAATTTAATGGTATACGGGCTTTATGGAAAAAATTTTAATTTATATAAGGATGGTGAATTACAGGATAAAGCATATAATATATTGCTGAAATTAGGACAAAAATCAAGATTAATTATTATAGATACGTTTCGCCGATTACATGGAGAAGATGAAAATAATAACGCTAAGATGTCTGAGATACTAAAAATACTAGAAGAAATCTGCAATAAAACGGGTACAACTATACTTTTATTGCATCATCAAAACAAGACAGCTATTTTGGAAAAATCAAATGGACAAACTGCAATGCGCGGGGCTAGTGCACTAGTGGATAATGCAAGATTATTAATTAATATGAGTGTTTTAAGTAAGGATGAGGCAAAAGAATTAAGAATTCAGGAAGAAATGAGAAAACATTTTGTAAAAGTAACTTTTGCCAAAGTTAATTATGCAGCGATTCCCGAAGATATTTATTTAGTTAAAGGTTTTGATGGAGTGCTGGATGTTTGTAATTGTACTGAATTTGAAGGTGACGACGATGAAATTTATTAA
- a CDS encoding rhodanese-like domain-containing protein encodes MKKIILLFAAVLVFGFESMPATVANIKKLIAEHIPIVDIRTPDEWMQTGVIPGAIKDTFFDRYGRVNSNFLRKLHGIKKFAVICRTGHRSKLVAEILEKNGMQVIDLEGGMFYLMKDMLHKEFK; translated from the coding sequence ATGAAAAAAATTATACTATTATTTGCAGCGGTTTTGGTATTTGGTTTTGAGTCGATGCCTGCGACAGTTGCTAATATTAAGAAATTAATAGCGGAACATATTCCTATTGTGGATATAAGAACACCTGATGAATGGATGCAGACAGGTGTAATTCCGGGAGCTATTAAAGATACTTTTTTTGACAGATACGGACGGGTAAATTCAAATTTTTTGCGTAAACTGCACGGAATTAAAAAATTTGCTGTTATTTGCAGAACCGGTCATAGAAGTAAATTAGTTGCTGAAATTTTAGAAAAAAACGGTATGCAGGTGATTGATTTGGAAGGAGGTATGTTTTATCTTATGAAAGATATGCTTCATAAAGAGTTTAAATAA
- a CDS encoding toprim domain-containing protein, with amino-acid sequence MKQFDDNFLQFIRDNIPVEDILENIFNFQKDIQRSSINSQVYLTDKGKKIITFHKNGANAWFTLNGVKGDNIKLVQFLEDCDFVTAVKKLADFYNINPLNYNYSFINLNKKPTLQRAVERKEKIKKEIAEAEKNSKKAIENYKNLRINKHFTNDIRGISKALLNYLRDNNKLKFYRTDKYATIKIPLYCNIDDICGIQDIYKKNNSWRKINHGKAGIYYTGNLDKINALVLTESFFDSLSALQIKFFKTIKHNPYYDLNTLNSDLATISINGSLNNLKKEAILDVIKNSPMLKTIIFAFDDDNMGQKYTSEIKNLLESKGFINKYSMKLVKYKGYKDFNEYLQAMYNQNLIHSSKFKKEKKVAEITR; translated from the coding sequence ATGAAACAATTTGATGATAACTTTTTGCAATTCATCAGAGATAATATTCCGGTAGAAGATATTTTGGAAAATATATTTAACTTTCAAAAAGATATACAAAGAAGTTCAATTAACTCACAGGTATATCTCACAGATAAAGGAAAAAAGATTATTACATTTCATAAAAATGGAGCTAATGCCTGGTTTACACTTAATGGAGTCAAAGGAGACAACATAAAACTTGTACAATTTCTCGAAGATTGTGATTTTGTAACAGCTGTAAAAAAACTTGCTGATTTTTACAACATAAATCCCCTAAACTATAACTATAGTTTTATTAATCTTAATAAAAAGCCGACTTTACAAAGAGCTGTTGAAAGAAAAGAAAAAATTAAAAAAGAAATAGCGGAAGCTGAAAAAAATTCTAAAAAAGCTATCGAGAATTATAAAAATCTTAGAATAAACAAGCACTTCACGAACGATATTCGTGGCATTTCAAAAGCATTACTAAATTATTTAAGAGATAATAATAAACTTAAATTTTATAGAACTGATAAATATGCAACCATTAAAATACCTCTATATTGTAACATCGATGACATATGTGGGATTCAGGATATTTACAAAAAGAACAATTCATGGCGGAAAATTAACCATGGAAAAGCCGGCATTTATTATACGGGTAATCTTGATAAAATAAATGCATTAGTATTGACAGAATCTTTTTTTGACAGTTTATCAGCTTTACAAATAAAATTTTTTAAAACTATTAAACATAACCCGTACTATGATTTAAATACTTTAAATTCGGACTTAGCAACCATTTCAATAAACGGCTCATTAAATAATTTAAAAAAAGAAGCTATCCTTGATGTAATAAAAAACTCCCCGATGCTTAAAACAATAATTTTTGCATTTGACGATGATAATATGGGACAAAAATACACTTCCGAAATAAAAAATCTTTTAGAATCCAAAGGGTTTATAAATAAATATTCAATGAAACTTGTAAAATACAAAGGTTATAAAGACTTTAATGAATATCTGCAGGCAATGTATAATCAAAATTTAATCCATAGTTCAAAATTTAAAAAAGAAAAAAAAGTTGCTGAAATAACACGTTAA